From Anaerohalosphaera lusitana, one genomic window encodes:
- a CDS encoding sulfatase has protein sequence MNRRDFLRTAGIVTAGLTVNAADVRAEKKSAAENKSKDQRPNVLWIVSEDTSPDFACYGEKLVKTPNVDRLASEGAMFTNAFAACPVCSPTRSAFNTGMYQTTIGAHHHRSHRRDGYKLPEPVKHVSDMFRDAGYYTFNSNGLNWKKPGKLDYNFKLDGNAFDGTDWRDRKNGQPFYGQVNLFLTHRKFKRDKDRPIDADDVKLPPYYPDDPLTRRDWADYLESVQVLDGMIGEVLDRLEADGLADNTVVFYFGDHGRAHLRAKQWLYEGGIRVPLVVRWPDKIAPGTVRDDLVSQIDFVPTSLAACGIDTPDYLQGVDFLGNGETDREYIFAARDRCDETTDRIRCVRTKRFKYIRNFYPDRPYTQMNCYKMQAYPALSLLQLWKQQGKLTDAQKPFMADVRPKEELYDLQSDPWEINNLAGDAKYADKLAELRGVLDKWIEETEDKGQTPEDAQTRKYWQNFFEKRYAKIMKNRGLGEDPSPAQRVAWWREKML, from the coding sequence ATGAACAGGCGAGATTTTCTGAGGACAGCAGGAATTGTAACTGCAGGCCTGACCGTCAATGCGGCAGATGTGAGGGCCGAGAAAAAATCTGCTGCGGAAAACAAGAGCAAAGACCAACGCCCTAACGTTCTGTGGATAGTCTCGGAAGATACCTCGCCGGATTTCGCATGCTATGGCGAAAAGCTTGTCAAAACACCGAACGTGGATAGACTGGCTAGCGAAGGCGCGATGTTCACGAATGCGTTCGCTGCGTGTCCGGTGTGTTCGCCTACTCGGTCAGCATTCAACACGGGCATGTACCAGACCACGATCGGTGCACATCATCATCGCAGCCATCGCCGGGACGGATACAAGCTGCCCGAGCCGGTCAAGCATGTTTCGGACATGTTCCGCGACGCTGGATATTACACGTTCAACAGCAACGGCCTGAACTGGAAAAAGCCGGGCAAGCTGGACTATAACTTCAAGCTTGACGGCAATGCGTTCGACGGAACGGACTGGCGGGATCGCAAAAATGGTCAGCCGTTCTATGGGCAGGTGAACCTGTTTTTGACGCATCGAAAGTTCAAGCGTGACAAGGATCGGCCAATCGATGCGGACGACGTTAAGCTGCCGCCTTATTATCCGGACGATCCGCTGACACGGCGGGACTGGGCGGACTACCTGGAGTCCGTGCAGGTACTGGACGGAATGATCGGCGAGGTTCTCGACCGGCTCGAAGCCGACGGGCTGGCGGACAACACGGTCGTCTTCTATTTCGGCGATCACGGCCGTGCACATCTACGCGCCAAACAGTGGCTCTACGAAGGCGGAATACGAGTTCCCCTCGTCGTTCGTTGGCCTGACAAAATCGCCCCCGGGACCGTGCGGGACGACCTCGTCAGTCAGATAGACTTTGTACCGACATCACTGGCCGCATGCGGCATCGACACACCGGATTATCTGCAAGGTGTCGATTTCCTCGGCAACGGTGAGACCGACCGAGAGTACATATTCGCTGCCCGCGACCGATGCGACGAGACCACCGACCGCATACGGTGCGTCCGAACGAAACGGTTTAAGTACATTCGCAACTTCTACCCCGATCGGCCTTATACACAGATGAACTGCTACAAGATGCAGGCGTATCCTGCGCTTTCACTGCTGCAGTTGTGGAAACAGCAGGGCAAGCTGACCGATGCGCAGAAGCCCTTCATGGCGGACGTTCGGCCAAAAGAAGAACTTTACGACCTCCAAAGCGATCCCTGGGAGATCAACAACCTGGCGGGCGATGCGAAGTATGCCGACAAACTGGCGGAACTGCGGGGTGTGCTGGATAAGTGGATTGAGGAAACGGAAGACAAGGGCCAGACGCCCGAGGATGCCCAGACACGAAAGTACTGGCAAAACTTCTTCGAGAAGCGGTATGCAAAGATCATGAAGAACCGCGGGCTTGGTGAGGACCCGAGCCCTGCCCAGCGCGTCGCCTGGTGGCGGGAGAAGATGCTTTGA
- a CDS encoding sulfatase-like hydrolase/transferase — protein sequence MGFSRRDFLKAVGVGAAGVITGGLSGCMAETAKIGGKGGRKPNIIYILADDLGIGDLGCYGQEKIKTPNIDRLAAEGMKFTDHYSGSTVCAPSRCSLMTGRHTGHCYIRGNWEVQPEGQMPLPAEKVTVAEVMKRAGYTTGAFGKWGLGYPGSEGDPINQGFDEFFGYNCQREAHHFYPDHLWHNDKKVILEGNKGDSKQQYSHDLIAEKSLEFVKEHKDEPFFMFVPFTIPHAELAVPEDSLEQYEDKGWSEKVYKGSKHGYGRQEQPRAAYAAMVTRMDSDVGRLMALLKELDIDDDTIVMFSSDNGAHTEGGNDWRFFDSNGPFRGIKRDLYEGGIRVPMIARWPGKIEAGSVSDHISAFWDILPTCAQLAGVDAPPNIDGLSFVPELIGKPQKKHEYLYWEFPVWGGRQAVRMGKWKAVRLNVKKNPEAPIELYNLNKDIGEQNNVADQHLEIVAKMKEIMEKAHTPSEKFKLFKGE from the coding sequence ATGGGATTCAGCAGAAGGGATTTTCTAAAGGCTGTCGGCGTTGGCGCCGCGGGTGTCATAACAGGCGGACTTTCAGGCTGCATGGCCGAGACCGCGAAGATCGGCGGCAAAGGCGGACGCAAGCCGAACATCATATACATCCTCGCCGACGATCTCGGCATCGGCGACCTGGGTTGCTACGGACAGGAAAAAATAAAGACGCCCAACATCGACCGGCTCGCTGCCGAGGGCATGAAGTTCACCGACCATTATTCCGGTTCGACCGTTTGTGCCCCCTCTCGGTGTTCACTGATGACCGGCAGACATACGGGCCATTGTTACATTCGCGGCAACTGGGAAGTCCAGCCCGAAGGACAGATGCCCCTGCCCGCCGAAAAGGTGACCGTCGCCGAAGTCATGAAACGAGCCGGCTACACGACAGGCGCATTCGGCAAGTGGGGCCTCGGCTATCCCGGCAGCGAAGGCGACCCGATAAACCAGGGCTTCGACGAATTCTTCGGCTACAACTGCCAGCGCGAGGCGCACCACTTTTACCCCGACCACTTGTGGCACAACGACAAAAAAGTGATCCTGGAGGGCAACAAGGGTGACAGCAAACAGCAGTACAGCCACGACCTGATCGCCGAAAAATCCCTCGAATTCGTGAAAGAGCACAAGGACGAACCGTTCTTCATGTTCGTACCGTTTACCATCCCGCATGCCGAGCTTGCGGTGCCCGAGGATTCGCTCGAACAATACGAGGACAAGGGCTGGTCCGAAAAAGTCTACAAAGGCTCAAAGCACGGCTACGGCAGACAGGAACAGCCCCGCGCCGCATATGCCGCGATGGTCACCCGCATGGACAGTGACGTCGGAAGGCTCATGGCCCTGCTCAAAGAGCTTGACATCGATGACGACACCATCGTGATGTTCAGCAGCGACAACGGTGCCCACACCGAGGGCGGCAACGACTGGCGCTTCTTCGACAGCAACGGCCCGTTCCGCGGCATCAAGCGGGACCTCTACGAAGGCGGAATCCGCGTGCCGATGATCGCCCGCTGGCCCGGCAAGATCGAGGCGGGCAGTGTCAGCGATCACATAAGCGCATTCTGGGACATACTGCCGACCTGTGCCCAGCTTGCAGGCGTCGACGCACCTCCTAATATCGACGGTTTAAGCTTCGTGCCCGAGCTCATAGGCAAACCGCAGAAAAAGCACGAATATCTTTACTGGGAGTTCCCCGTCTGGGGCGGTAGACAGGCCGTCCGCATGGGCAAGTGGAAAGCCGTTCGGCTGAACGTCAAGAAAAACCCCGAAGCTCCCATAGAGCTCTACAACCTTAACAAAGACATCGGCGAACAGAACAACGTTGCGGACCAGCACCTCGAAATAGTCGCAAAGATGAAAGAGATCATGGAAAAGGCTCACACGCCTTCAGAGAAATTTAAATTGTTTAAGGGCGAGTGA
- the nfi gene encoding deoxyribonuclease V (cleaves DNA at apurinic or apyrimidinic sites), whose protein sequence is MKNLHGWDLDYKQARALQEELAGKLRFTSFDKKPKLVAGLDCAFSKDGSRIGAVIVVMRWPDFEIVETAEAVRPVQMPYVPGYLSFREGPACIAAAMKLKHVPSVFIIDGQGTAHPRRMGLASHLGLFFDRPTIGCAKSRLTGEHDEPGPEKGDYAWLWDDNEKIGAVLRTRTRVKPVYVSPGHKCTRQDAIRIVLQCTTKYKLPEPTRIAHQLVTKMKPRI, encoded by the coding sequence GTGAAGAATCTGCACGGCTGGGATCTGGACTATAAGCAGGCTCGGGCGCTGCAGGAAGAGCTTGCCGGCAAGTTGCGGTTCACTTCGTTCGATAAAAAGCCCAAACTGGTGGCTGGTCTGGACTGCGCGTTCAGCAAAGACGGCTCGCGTATCGGCGCGGTGATCGTCGTCATGCGCTGGCCGGATTTCGAGATCGTCGAGACAGCCGAAGCCGTGCGTCCCGTGCAGATGCCCTATGTCCCGGGCTACCTCAGCTTTCGCGAAGGCCCCGCGTGCATAGCCGCCGCGATGAAACTTAAACACGTGCCCAGCGTCTTCATCATCGACGGACAAGGCACCGCACATCCCCGCCGCATGGGGCTCGCAAGCCATCTCGGCCTATTCTTCGATCGGCCCACCATCGGCTGCGCCAAGAGCAGACTCACCGGTGAGCATGACGAACCCGGACCGGAAAAAGGTGACTATGCCTGGCTGTGGGATGATAATGAAAAGATCGGCGCAGTACTTCGCACGCGAACACGGGTCAAACCCGTATACGTCTCCCCAGGCCACAAATGCACACGCCAAGACGCGATCCGAATAGTCCTGCAATGCACGACAAAATACAAACTGCCCGAACCCACCCGCATCGCACACCAGCTCGTGACAAAAATGAAACCCCGGATTTGA